From Flavobacterium sp. 102, a single genomic window includes:
- a CDS encoding lipopolysaccharide assembly protein LapB, with the protein MHLDHDEEDYNLSLAKFESMLKTNKVLFFDSEEFEEIILHYLDMGKASLAKKALKLGLEQHPKSTGLKLVQVEMLVYDDKLDQAEKLLNELYAIEPTNEEIFIQKANIYSKRDNHEQAVEFLQTALLYTEDYADVYNLIGMEYLFMDNLELAKENFIKCLEEDFEDQSALYNVVYCFEFLDQNLDAIEYLKTYIDRNPYSEIAWHQSGRLYYGVKDYENAVRSFEFATYIDDEFLGAYLEKGKSLERLKRYEDAIESYNRTIELDDPTSYALLRIGKCYEKLGNKVEALKYFNKTVHEDPLLDKGWIAITDFYVRQKNFQKALFYVNKALAIDDQNRLYWKRYATINKAMSMFEEAEFGYRKAVEHGDYQLDTWLFWVDMMQNMGEFNNAILTLIQAAEYFPEECEIEYRLAGLHLSLHEEEKGNFHLNNGLRLNSKHNTILEELFPMVWERQSVQDYISKHKKSE; encoded by the coding sequence ATGCACCTAGACCACGACGAAGAAGATTACAACTTATCCCTAGCGAAATTTGAGTCGATGTTGAAAACCAACAAAGTCTTGTTTTTCGATTCAGAGGAGTTCGAGGAAATTATACTGCATTATCTCGACATGGGGAAAGCCTCTTTAGCCAAGAAAGCTTTAAAATTAGGATTGGAACAACACCCAAAATCTACCGGATTAAAATTAGTTCAAGTAGAAATGTTGGTGTATGACGACAAATTGGATCAGGCAGAAAAGTTATTAAACGAATTGTACGCCATTGAACCAACCAACGAAGAAATTTTTATTCAAAAAGCCAACATATATTCTAAAAGAGACAATCACGAACAAGCCGTTGAGTTCTTGCAAACAGCACTTCTTTATACTGAAGATTACGCTGATGTATACAACTTAATCGGAATGGAATATCTTTTTATGGATAACCTTGAATTGGCGAAAGAAAACTTTATCAAATGTTTGGAAGAAGATTTCGAAGACCAATCGGCACTTTATAATGTAGTGTATTGCTTCGAGTTTTTGGACCAAAACTTGGATGCGATTGAATACCTAAAAACTTACATCGATAGAAATCCATATAGCGAAATCGCTTGGCATCAATCAGGTCGTTTGTATTATGGCGTAAAAGATTATGAAAATGCGGTTCGTTCTTTCGAATTTGCTACTTATATCGATGATGAATTTCTTGGTGCTTATTTGGAAAAAGGGAAATCATTGGAACGTTTAAAAAGATATGAAGATGCCATTGAAAGCTACAATCGTACTATCGAATTAGACGACCCGACTTCTTATGCGTTATTGCGCATCGGGAAATGTTATGAAAAATTAGGCAACAAAGTTGAAGCTTTAAAATACTTTAACAAAACCGTACACGAAGATCCGCTTTTAGACAAAGGTTGGATTGCGATTACCGATTTTTATGTACGCCAAAAAAACTTCCAAAAAGCCTTATTCTATGTAAATAAAGCCTTGGCGATTGATGACCAAAATCGTTTGTATTGGAAGCGTTATGCGACCATCAACAAAGCGATGAGTATGTTTGAAGAAGCCGAATTTGGTTATAGAAAAGCGGTCGAACACGGCGATTACCAATTAGACACGTGGCTATTTTGGGTAGATATGATGCAAAATATGGGCGAATTCAACAATGCGATTCTGACCTTAATCCAAGCTGCAGAATATTTTCCGGAAGAATGCGAAATCGAATACCGTTTGGCCGGTTTGCATTTGTCTTTGCATGAAGAAGAAAAAGGAAACTTCCACTTGAACAATGGTTTGCGTTTGAATTCTAAACACAATACCATTTTGGAAGAATTGTTTCCAATGGTTTGGGAAAGACAATCGGTGCAAGACTACATATCGAAACACAAAAAATCGGAATAA
- a CDS encoding aspartate aminotransferase family protein, with the protein MKQDFLKYQAQTSPYPLGMEVSHAIGSYIYDTNNKKYLDFVAGVSACSLGHQHPRVNQAIIDQLNKYSHVMVYGEYAQHPAVAYCKLLVENLPPSLNKVYLVNSGTEACEGALKLVRRVTGRSQLISCHNAYHGNTMGSMSVMGFEERKQIFRPLIPDVDFITFNNEADLEKITTKTAGIILESIQGGAGFIEPKNDFLAKVKKRCEEVGALMIVDEIQPGFGRTGKLFGFENYNVVPDVVIIGKGMAGGMPVGGFIANSNHMDLLSHDPKLGHITTFGGHPVIAAACLATLEEILEKDYAKQSLAKEKIFRQLLVHPLIEEVRGRGLMLAAMTKDPEITNKVILKCQDKGLILFWLLFEGCAIRITPPLTLSEDEIREGCAIIIEAMNEVAAEIKN; encoded by the coding sequence TTGAAACAAGATTTCCTAAAATACCAAGCGCAAACTTCACCGTATCCTTTGGGTATGGAAGTGTCGCATGCCATTGGCTCTTATATATACGACACCAATAATAAAAAATACTTAGACTTTGTAGCCGGAGTTTCCGCTTGCAGTTTGGGCCACCAACATCCGAGAGTCAATCAAGCGATTATTGACCAATTGAATAAATACTCCCATGTGATGGTTTATGGCGAATATGCCCAACATCCGGCGGTGGCTTATTGCAAATTGTTAGTCGAAAATTTACCGCCAAGTTTAAACAAAGTATATTTAGTCAATTCAGGAACCGAAGCTTGTGAAGGTGCTTTAAAGCTCGTTCGCAGAGTTACCGGCAGAAGTCAGTTGATTTCGTGTCACAATGCGTATCACGGAAACACTATGGGTTCGATGAGCGTTATGGGATTTGAAGAACGAAAACAAATCTTCCGACCTTTGATACCCGACGTAGATTTCATTACCTTTAATAATGAAGCTGATTTAGAAAAAATCACCACCAAAACTGCCGGAATTATTCTGGAAAGCATTCAAGGTGGTGCCGGTTTTATCGAACCTAAAAATGATTTCTTAGCCAAAGTCAAAAAACGTTGCGAAGAAGTTGGAGCCTTAATGATTGTTGACGAAATCCAACCGGGTTTTGGCCGCACCGGAAAACTGTTCGGTTTTGAAAACTACAATGTCGTTCCCGACGTAGTTATCATAGGCAAAGGAATGGCCGGCGGAATGCCTGTTGGCGGATTTATAGCCAACTCTAACCACATGGACTTATTAAGTCATGATCCAAAATTGGGACACATCACCACTTTTGGCGGACATCCTGTCATAGCGGCAGCTTGCTTGGCTACTTTGGAAGAAATATTGGAAAAAGATTACGCCAAACAATCTTTAGCCAAAGAAAAGATTTTCCGCCAACTTTTGGTACATCCTTTGATAGAGGAAGTTAGAGGTCGAGGGCTAATGCTGGCGGCAATGACTAAAGATCCGGAAATTACCAATAAAGTGATTTTGAAATGTCAAGATAAAGGGTTGATTTTATTCTGGCTCTTATTTGAAGGTTGCGCCATCCGAATTACTCCTCCATTAACCCTCTCAGAAGACGAAATAAGAGAAGGTTGCGCCATCATCATCGAAGCGATGAATGAAGTGGCAGCAGAAATTAAAAACTAA
- the rlmH gene encoding 23S rRNA (pseudouridine(1915)-N(3))-methyltransferase RlmH encodes MNIKLIAIGKTDNKALQTLIDDYTKRLSFYIKFDLEMIPDIKNVKNLSEAQQKEKEGELILSKLTPTDQLILLDENGSTFSSVCFSDYLQKKMNSGVKTLVFVIGGPYGFSTEIYKKAQGKVSLSEMTFSHQMVRLFFIEQLYRGFTILRNEPYHHQ; translated from the coding sequence ATGAATATCAAATTAATCGCCATTGGTAAAACTGATAACAAAGCATTGCAAACGCTCATTGACGATTATACCAAACGTTTGTCTTTTTACATCAAGTTTGATTTGGAAATGATTCCCGACATCAAAAACGTCAAAAACCTTTCGGAAGCGCAACAAAAAGAAAAAGAAGGTGAATTGATTTTGTCCAAACTCACACCAACCGACCAATTAATTTTATTGGACGAAAATGGTTCTACATTTTCAAGTGTTTGTTTTTCCGATTATTTACAGAAAAAAATGAATTCTGGCGTAAAAACTTTAGTATTTGTCATTGGCGGACCTTATGGCTTTAGCACCGAAATTTATAAAAAAGCACAAGGCAAAGTGTCGCTTTCCGAGATGACTTTTTCGCATCAGATGGTTCGATTATTCTTTATCGAGCAGTTGTATCGTGGGTTCACGATTTTACGAAATGAACCTTACCACCATCAATAA
- a CDS encoding shikimate dehydrogenase translates to MSRRQYGLIGKNISYSFSKKYFTEKFALGKLVDCSYENFDLQSIEEFPKLIANNPDLKGLNITIPYKEVVIPYLDKLSKTAAQIGAVNVIRFTKKGKLKGYNSDYYGFMKSLEPLLQPHHKKALILGTGGAAKAVAFALDQLGILYTFVSRSAKEGMIDYDRINATTFDNYHIIINCTPLGTSLDIKAFPPIPYKFFTEKYIAFDLIYNPATTQFLKNAKKKGAVTKNGYEMLELQAEKAWKIWNK, encoded by the coding sequence ATGTCGCGAAGACAATATGGCCTAATCGGGAAAAACATTTCCTATTCGTTTTCCAAAAAGTACTTTACCGAAAAGTTTGCTTTGGGCAAACTTGTAGATTGTTCTTATGAAAATTTCGACCTTCAATCTATTGAAGAATTCCCTAAACTAATAGCCAACAATCCTGATTTAAAAGGCTTAAACATTACTATTCCGTATAAAGAAGTTGTCATTCCGTATTTGGATAAATTATCTAAAACTGCGGCTCAAATTGGCGCTGTGAATGTTATTCGTTTCACCAAAAAAGGCAAGCTTAAAGGCTACAATTCCGATTATTACGGCTTTATGAAATCTTTGGAACCACTACTCCAACCACATCATAAAAAAGCTTTGATTTTAGGAACCGGAGGCGCAGCCAAAGCTGTAGCATTTGCACTCGACCAACTCGGAATTCTATACACTTTTGTTTCTCGTTCAGCCAAAGAAGGCATGATTGATTATGATAGAATCAACGCGACAACTTTCGATAATTATCATATCATCATCAATTGCACACCTTTAGGAACAAGTCTCGATATTAAAGCCTTCCCACCTATTCCGTATAAATTTTTCACCGAAAAATACATCGCTTTCGACCTAATTTATAATCCTGCAACAACCCAGTTTTTAAAAAACGCAAAGAAGAAAGGCGCTGTAACTAAAAACGGTTATGAAATGTTAGAGTTACAAGCAGAAAAAGCTTGGAAAATCTGGAATAAATAA